Proteins from a single region of Pseudodesulfovibrio portus:
- a CDS encoding precorrin-2 dehydrogenase/sirohydrochlorin ferrochelatase family protein, which translates to MRYYPIFVNLENRSCLVVGAGAVGKRKIKSLLDSGAGRVTVVDTCQPAPGFEHVLDQDNVTFLCREFRAQDLDGQFLVMACTSSEKVNKNIGDLCKQRNILCNIADMPEQCSFIVPAVVSRGDLTIAVSTGGRSPAMAKRIRRDLQESFGQEYADLLTVMGRIRPLMLGQGLETPENTDVFRTLVNSDLLAAIKAHDLDAATEILKESLPEPLHANIPELLDGFV; encoded by the coding sequence ATGCGGTATTACCCCATCTTCGTGAATTTGGAAAACAGGTCCTGCCTCGTGGTTGGCGCGGGCGCGGTCGGAAAGCGGAAAATCAAGTCCCTGCTCGATTCCGGCGCCGGTCGGGTGACGGTCGTTGATACCTGCCAACCCGCTCCAGGCTTCGAACATGTTCTGGATCAGGACAACGTGACGTTTCTTTGTCGCGAATTCCGTGCCCAAGACCTGGACGGACAGTTCCTGGTTATGGCCTGCACGTCCAGCGAAAAGGTCAACAAGAACATCGGCGACCTGTGCAAGCAGCGGAATATTCTCTGCAATATAGCAGACATGCCGGAACAGTGCAGCTTCATCGTCCCGGCCGTTGTCAGCCGCGGCGACCTGACCATAGCCGTATCAACTGGGGGCCGGAGCCCGGCCATGGCCAAACGCATCCGCAGGGACCTGCAGGAAAGTTTCGGCCAGGAATATGCCGACCTGCTCACGGTCATGGGCCGCATTCGGCCACTCATGCTCGGCCAGGGGCTGGAAACACCGGAAAACACCGATGTCTTCCGCACGCTGGTCAACTCTGATTTGTTGGCTGCCATCAAGGCTCACGACCTTGACGCCGCCACGGAAATACTTAAAGAATCATTGCCCGAACCGTTGCACGCCAATATACCGGAGCTGCTCGATGGATTTGTTTGA
- the tilS gene encoding tRNA lysidine(34) synthetase TilS, which produces MSDAPVNIPQSLQELLPKWAHFCLYTEKFITDELGLDLSGKRIVVGLSGGADSTALLLVLHYLCPRNDCHVVAVHLNHMLREEADAEEAWCRTLCESLSIEFISESKEIKQSAQEAEVGLEEAGRNARYELFQRVLNEKQADFVALGHHRDDLSEDVLMRFIRGTGWPGLSGMAGFDPDRNLIRPFLMLPKSTLKAFLAHTGVKWLEDASNDDPKWTRNRIRKNILPLILQENPNFGDAVARLWKIGRIETDYWDDMTRSLPKTLGNDLLEGTHKAARLRMYKACLDNLGPAQVLAHSLFKLDEAWEEKRVGSVFQFPGEKTATITASGVVFSVSH; this is translated from the coding sequence ATGTCCGATGCGCCTGTGAACATTCCGCAATCCCTGCAGGAACTGCTTCCGAAGTGGGCGCACTTTTGCCTGTACACCGAAAAATTCATCACCGATGAGCTCGGGCTCGACCTGTCCGGCAAGCGGATAGTGGTCGGCCTTTCCGGCGGCGCGGACTCCACCGCCCTGCTTCTGGTCCTGCATTATCTCTGTCCCCGCAATGACTGTCACGTCGTGGCCGTTCATCTCAACCATATGCTGCGCGAGGAAGCGGACGCCGAGGAAGCTTGGTGCCGCACCCTTTGCGAATCACTGTCCATCGAATTCATAAGTGAATCCAAAGAGATCAAGCAGTCCGCGCAGGAGGCCGAAGTCGGTCTTGAAGAGGCGGGCCGCAACGCCCGATACGAGTTGTTCCAGCGTGTCCTCAATGAGAAACAGGCCGATTTCGTCGCTCTGGGCCACCACCGGGACGACCTCAGCGAGGACGTGCTCATGCGTTTCATTCGCGGAACGGGGTGGCCCGGCCTCTCGGGCATGGCCGGATTTGACCCGGACCGGAACCTGATCCGTCCCTTCCTCATGTTGCCGAAGTCCACGCTCAAGGCCTTCCTTGCCCATACAGGCGTCAAATGGCTTGAAGATGCTTCCAATGATGATCCGAAGTGGACCAGAAATCGCATTCGGAAAAACATCCTTCCCCTCATCCTGCAGGAGAACCCAAATTTCGGGGACGCTGTTGCCCGATTGTGGAAGATCGGTCGTATCGAGACGGATTATTGGGACGACATGACCCGATCCCTGCCGAAAACCCTCGGCAATGACCTGCTGGAAGGCACACATAAGGCAGCCCGGTTGCGCATGTACAAGGCGTGCCTCGACAATCTGGGCCCAGCCCAGGTTCTGGCCCATAGCCTGTTCAAGCTCGACGAAGCTTGGGAAGAAAAGCGCGTGGGTTCGGTCTTCCAGTTCCCCGGCGAAAAGACAGCAACAATCACTGCTTCCGGCGTTGTTTTCTCCGTCAGCCATTGA
- a CDS encoding glycosyltransferase family 9 protein, giving the protein MKHYLVIQLARFGDLIQTKRLLATLCAREDATVHLCVDASLEALARLVYPGVEVHPIMAHGTGLNGREATLRVLTNNRRTFDALASTDFETVYNLNFSGLNFRLAALFDPDRVEGYAWKNGQEMTTTWPAMAMRWTNYRRIGMNLVDFWAGYCPDRIAPDTVNPEATPKGGGIGVVLAGRESRRSLPAPLLARMTSTMAGIRASNRIVLLGGQSEHKAGQEVLKNLPTGLSDKTENLAGKTDWHSLTDIVGSLDVLLTPDTGTMHLAAHLGTPVTAFFLSSAWCFETGPYGRGHTVYQAVRDCLPCLESAPCPLDIACLGGFADPGFQRLLATRNPSRVPEGIIGFDSYFDNLGQLYVPFAGEDVNAPQRNEFRRFLHQYQSGENLGVTHADHVFAHQFFMEKDWMADKQHVNSIG; this is encoded by the coding sequence ATGAAGCACTACCTCGTCATACAGCTCGCCCGGTTCGGCGACCTCATCCAGACAAAACGTCTTCTGGCAACGCTTTGCGCCCGCGAGGACGCGACCGTCCACCTGTGTGTGGACGCCTCCCTGGAAGCGTTGGCGCGGCTGGTCTATCCCGGCGTCGAAGTGCACCCGATCATGGCCCACGGCACCGGGTTGAACGGGCGCGAGGCGACGTTGCGGGTGCTCACGAACAACAGAAGAACCTTTGACGCGCTGGCATCCACGGATTTCGAGACTGTGTACAATCTCAATTTTTCGGGTCTCAACTTCAGGCTGGCCGCGCTCTTCGACCCGGACAGGGTGGAGGGATACGCCTGGAAGAACGGCCAGGAGATGACGACCACCTGGCCTGCCATGGCCATGCGCTGGACCAATTACCGCCGAATCGGCATGAACCTCGTGGATTTCTGGGCAGGGTACTGCCCGGACAGGATCGCACCCGACACGGTCAACCCCGAGGCGACACCCAAAGGGGGCGGCATCGGCGTGGTCCTGGCCGGTCGCGAATCCCGTCGTTCCCTGCCCGCGCCGCTTCTGGCCCGCATGACCTCCACCATGGCCGGAATCCGTGCCAGCAATAGGATCGTCCTTTTGGGCGGCCAATCCGAGCACAAGGCCGGACAGGAGGTGCTCAAGAATCTGCCGACCGGGTTGAGCGACAAAACGGAAAACCTGGCGGGCAAGACCGACTGGCACTCACTGACGGACATCGTCGGTTCACTGGACGTGCTTTTGACTCCGGACACGGGCACCATGCACCTGGCGGCCCATCTCGGTACGCCTGTGACGGCCTTTTTCCTGTCCTCGGCCTGGTGCTTCGAGACCGGCCCCTATGGCAGGGGACATACCGTATACCAGGCCGTTCGCGATTGCCTGCCGTGCCTGGAGAGCGCGCCGTGCCCCTTGGACATTGCCTGTCTGGGCGGTTTTGCCGATCCCGGATTCCAGCGCCTGCTGGCCACGCGCAACCCCTCGAGAGTGCCGGAAGGAATCATCGGCTTCGACTCCTATTTCGATAATCTGGGCCAATTGTACGTCCCCTTTGCCGGGGAAGACGTCAACGCGCCTCAGCGCAATGAATTCCGCAGGTTCCTGCATCAATACCAGTCCGGCGAAAACCTCGGCGTCACCCATGCCGACCACGTGTTCGCCCACCAGTTCTTCATGGAAAAGGATTGGATGGCGGACAAACAACATGTCAATTCCATTGGATAA
- a CDS encoding cytochrome C assembly family protein: protein MDLFDSIHICIIALYALGTILFLTGTCTGNDRLRRMSIWVAVIGFSLNTIDLSLLLARDPAALSEGTFYFNILAWSVLGVYFFMWWRLRLEFLAITALPLALLLFVASMALGGIKVIMPPQLTALFFGLHIGSLVLTLGVLMLAFGAALAFLYYNRQLKTKAGLTHMGDSIPSLNKFDSVNRWAVALGFPLYTLGLFSTFFWYWIAPEKQFTWDIMKIGSLTVWFLYAFLFHQRMVLGWRGRKPAILTLWVFAGMCISLIHHTITFRVMP from the coding sequence ATGGATTTGTTTGATTCCATACATATCTGCATTATCGCTCTTTATGCCCTCGGCACCATCCTGTTCCTGACCGGCACATGCACCGGCAACGACAGGCTGCGGCGTATGTCGATCTGGGTTGCGGTCATCGGTTTTTCTTTGAATACCATTGATTTGAGTTTGTTGTTGGCCCGTGACCCGGCGGCCTTGAGCGAAGGCACCTTCTATTTCAACATCCTGGCCTGGTCCGTACTCGGGGTGTATTTCTTCATGTGGTGGCGCCTGCGCCTTGAATTCCTGGCCATCACCGCCCTGCCCCTGGCCTTGCTGCTTTTCGTGGCTTCCATGGCCCTGGGCGGCATCAAGGTGATCATGCCCCCGCAGCTGACGGCCCTGTTTTTCGGCCTGCACATCGGCTCCCTGGTTCTGACGCTCGGGGTGCTCATGCTGGCATTCGGCGCGGCTTTGGCCTTTCTGTATTACAACCGCCAGCTCAAGACCAAGGCCGGGCTGACGCATATGGGCGACTCCATCCCGTCGCTGAACAAGTTCGATTCCGTCAACCGGTGGGCGGTCGCCCTGGGCTTCCCGCTGTACACCCTGGGCCTGTTTTCGACATTTTTTTGGTACTGGATCGCCCCTGAAAAGCAATTTACCTGGGATATCATGAAGATAGGTTCACTGACAGTCTGGTTTCTCTACGCCTTCCTGTTCCACCAGCGGATGGTTCTTGGTTGGCGCGGCCGCAAACCCGCCATCCTGACCCTGTGGGTCTTTGCAGGCATGTGCATCTCCCTTATCCATCACACCATTACTTTCAGGGTGATGCCATGA
- the hemA gene encoding glutamyl-tRNA reductase, translating to MNKQIILIGLNHKTAGVDVREKFALTDVENFEQGLMAHCPVQECMALSTCNRVEIVAVAKQVPEREVMDSLIQYWASVCKGAPELLLDNTYRYTGLEAVKHVFTVASSLDSMVMGEPQILGQLKDAYRSSVDNGTARTIVNRLLHKSFSVAKRIRTETAIASSAVSISFAAVELARKIFGDLQGTKAMLVGAGEMAELAATHLLRNGVEDIIIANRTLSRAKTLAESLGGEPIQIENMPDRLHEVDIVISSTGSPVSVISTKDVKVVLKKRKHRPMFFIDIAVPRDIDPDVNSLDNVYLYDIDDLKDVVDENMAQRQEEATKAHAVVELETQTFGNWLNSLNIQPTIADLVDKAEEVAVRELNKTLRKLGPVDENTRKSLQTLVLSVARKTLHEPICFLKRRTQEEGSAERFIDLARRMYNLDDEVVPDTAHLDRKPGMCSPEDIENLIESSKKEQ from the coding sequence ATGAACAAGCAGATCATCCTCATAGGCCTGAACCACAAGACCGCCGGGGTGGACGTGCGCGAGAAGTTCGCCCTGACCGATGTCGAGAATTTCGAACAGGGTCTCATGGCCCACTGTCCCGTGCAGGAATGTATGGCCTTGTCCACCTGCAACAGGGTGGAGATTGTGGCCGTGGCCAAGCAGGTGCCCGAGCGCGAGGTCATGGACTCGCTGATCCAGTACTGGGCGAGCGTGTGCAAGGGAGCCCCGGAATTGCTGCTGGACAACACGTACCGGTACACCGGCCTTGAGGCGGTCAAACACGTCTTCACCGTGGCCTCCAGCCTCGATTCCATGGTCATGGGCGAGCCGCAGATTCTCGGCCAACTCAAGGACGCCTACCGCTCCTCCGTGGACAACGGTACGGCCAGGACCATTGTAAACAGGCTTCTTCACAAGTCTTTTTCCGTCGCTAAACGCATCCGAACCGAGACGGCCATCGCATCCAGCGCCGTGTCCATCTCATTTGCGGCAGTTGAACTGGCGCGCAAGATATTCGGCGACCTGCAAGGCACCAAGGCCATGCTGGTGGGCGCGGGCGAGATGGCCGAACTGGCCGCCACCCACCTGCTGCGCAACGGCGTTGAGGACATCATCATCGCCAACCGCACCCTTTCCCGGGCCAAGACCCTGGCCGAAAGCCTTGGCGGCGAGCCCATCCAGATCGAGAACATGCCGGACCGACTGCACGAAGTGGACATAGTCATCAGTTCCACGGGTTCGCCGGTATCCGTGATCAGCACGAAAGACGTCAAGGTTGTGCTCAAGAAGCGCAAGCACCGTCCCATGTTCTTCATCGACATCGCCGTGCCCCGCGACATCGACCCGGACGTCAACAGCCTGGACAACGTCTATCTCTATGACATCGACGATCTCAAGGACGTGGTGGACGAGAATATGGCCCAGCGCCAGGAAGAGGCGACCAAGGCCCACGCCGTGGTGGAACTGGAAACCCAGACATTCGGCAATTGGCTGAATTCGCTCAATATCCAGCCGACCATTGCGGACCTCGTGGACAAGGCTGAAGAAGTGGCCGTACGCGAGTTGAACAAGACCCTCAGGAAACTCGGCCCGGTGGATGAAAATACGCGCAAGTCCCTGCAGACGCTGGTCCTGTCAGTGGCCCGCAAGACTTTGCATGAGCCCATCTGCTTCCTGAAACGGCGCACCCAGGAGGAAGGATCGGCCGAACGGTTCATCGATCTCGCCCGCCGCATGTACAACCTGGACGACGAGGTCGTTCCGGACACCGCGCATCTGGACCGCAAGCCGGGCATGTGTTCGCCGGAAGACATTGAAAATCTCATTGAGTCATCGAAAAAGGAACAATAA